In Nocardioides marinus, one DNA window encodes the following:
- a CDS encoding wax ester/triacylglycerol synthase family O-acyltransferase → MVERMTGIDAGFLYMETPSTHMHTLKIAVLDPPGGAIDLDALSRWLVLRLDAMPALRRRVQPIPWALHHPVWVSDRPVDPRQHCFHHRLRDPGTMHELHQVIGRIASTPLHRDVPLWELHLVEGLEGGRVAVVVKIHHALADGVAANAMLGNVADQNPLGAPQPSPQVVDDHTPPPRELAWLGIRDGVARAVQLPGLLARTVAALVRLVRRERPDDTDVPRPVLDTPATPFNSALTPRRSFSTLSLPLAELKAVKSAHGVTLNDVVLCVVGGALRRYLLTRDALPERTLTCAVPVSTEPTGQAPRLRGNLVSNFFTVLGTDQADPVARLHRVHRTTVEAKQVQQTLGAEMLRAWLEFSPPGPAAVVMRLYSWLRAARWHPSPVNVVVSNVPGPRAPVTIDGTPMTDIFSVGPILEGIGLNVTVWSYVDRMNFTLLACPDLLPDLDELTAELRPALDELLATIREETPR, encoded by the coding sequence GTGGTCGAGCGGATGACCGGCATCGACGCGGGGTTCCTCTACATGGAGACCCCGTCGACCCACATGCACACGCTCAAGATCGCGGTGCTCGACCCGCCCGGCGGGGCGATCGACCTCGACGCCCTGAGCCGCTGGCTGGTGCTCCGGTTGGACGCGATGCCGGCGCTGCGCCGCCGGGTCCAGCCGATCCCGTGGGCGCTGCACCACCCGGTGTGGGTCTCCGACCGGCCGGTCGACCCGCGCCAGCACTGCTTCCACCACCGCCTGCGCGACCCCGGCACCATGCACGAGCTGCACCAGGTCATCGGCCGCATCGCCAGCACCCCGCTGCACCGCGACGTGCCCCTGTGGGAGCTGCACCTCGTGGAGGGGCTCGAGGGCGGCCGAGTGGCGGTGGTCGTGAAGATCCACCACGCCCTCGCCGACGGGGTCGCCGCCAACGCGATGCTCGGCAACGTCGCCGACCAGAACCCGCTCGGCGCACCGCAGCCCTCGCCGCAGGTGGTCGACGACCACACGCCGCCGCCGCGCGAGCTGGCCTGGCTCGGGATCCGCGACGGGGTGGCCCGGGCGGTGCAGCTGCCGGGGCTGCTGGCGCGCACCGTCGCGGCGTTGGTCCGTCTGGTACGCCGGGAGCGACCCGACGACACCGACGTACCCCGCCCCGTGCTGGACACCCCCGCCACGCCGTTCAACTCCGCGCTGACGCCGCGGCGCTCCTTCTCGACCCTGTCCCTGCCGCTGGCGGAGCTGAAGGCGGTCAAGTCCGCGCACGGGGTGACGCTCAACGACGTCGTGCTGTGCGTGGTCGGGGGTGCGCTGCGCCGCTACCTGCTCACACGCGACGCGCTGCCGGAGCGCACCCTCACCTGTGCCGTGCCGGTCTCGACCGAGCCCACGGGCCAGGCGCCCCGGCTGCGCGGCAACCTGGTGTCGAACTTCTTCACCGTGCTGGGCACCGACCAGGCCGACCCGGTGGCGCGGCTGCACCGCGTGCACCGCACCACCGTCGAGGCCAAGCAGGTCCAGCAGACCCTCGGCGCGGAGATGCTGCGGGCGTGGCTGGAGTTCTCCCCGCCCGGCCCCGCCGCGGTCGTGATGCGGCTCTACTCCTGGCTGCGCGCCGCGCGGTGGCACCCCTCCCCGGTCAACGTCGTGGTCTCCAACGTCCCCGGTCCCCGGGCCCCGGTCACCATCGACGGCACCCCCATGACCGACATCTTCAGCGTCGGGCCGATCCTCGAGGGGATCGGGCTCAACGTGACGGTCTGGTCCTACGTCGACCGGATGAACTTCACCCTGCTGGCCTGTCCCGACCTGCTGCCCGACCTCGACGAGCTGACCGCCGAGCTCCGCCCGGCGCTCGACGAGCTGCTGGCGACCATCCGTGAGGAGACCCCGCGATGA